In Yarrowia lipolytica chromosome 1F, complete sequence, a genomic segment contains:
- a CDS encoding uncharacterized protein (Compare to YALI0F03245g, Full length Line element, uniprot|Q8NIP3 Yarrowia lipolytica Reverse transcriptase), which produces MSFTSTTTPSKAPCKSTQAKMKSPNVKVITANIGGFKMAEALNRLPDTIVNIIRTTHYPDLVLLQETNWVDSSLQTAQQIISNSPYPGGRHYTLLGSTAGVSNRSVGVGLVYSDNVTITNFTTVFEYFPALDNRLCLADVHIKGTDRHLSLINVYAPNEQGASPFTNRQFYQSLDDYLRLHPCQYPLIAAGDWNAVASNDGRIGEKVTTHLKDFLANWDLLDTYTLISKHRKGLYTHTNNSRGAGRRLDQLHISSTLSQWIKSTQLVTNKQGHNITKSSHHAVQFVFNFGNLTQRQDRGPGTWRMPWWVFDTEYIAWLKFHVKSILKRYGPLKPSLKLQCLKENIKVTIQQEAKNRALRDSNHPDNRRREALMATASDWQAYPANEPYPMLHARVEQSKQQMEIHSLRNHQGRVKTDTSSLCDISARYFDNIFDRAADINDTDDSAFLDLFPEETRRVNTANPSLDSSFTKEEIFDTIKASTHNSAPGPDGIPYRFYRDCWDELGDLMTDVYNEAGADSPISTERNTAIIKLLYKSGDQADISNYRPISLINTEVKIYTQLINKAIQNILPDSIHGAQNGFVPGRHITNNLDTMDHFCNAYSQLNMGWVVGSLDFRKAYDTISQSWVIKTLRNVGVSELMINRILAVQQNAVTRINIRGVLSRPVRIKIGVRQGCPLSPTLFIIAVDALVRRLDREMFGLAPGLPLSHHHTTGHRPPQPPTHPEAVAAGHMKVSAFADDIAVFLNNIQDVATVGRVLCLFQRVSGLTLNPSKTVLQKIGPPDCFVPLTFIDAEWQRTIDATWPTDNNTRQAPTLRTSDNIFRYLGVHFGNRERLDTHYAQIKEDLKESLRRLSLWGLPYYSKAWMINIYFFSKLNFLGPYVSQIDNTFIRELNELACDKINKLSPDKTRKTFSNGFIQTPVGRGGLNLRDMGRFMVCLKAARAYRFFHGSSPALWDCTFQFYSRTHSLTQEKPHQRVDCRFPTGQAWGYAASPTMRDAIRASFELNKPLTAEHANPREDHEPSTTDTVNHRIWERNQVNVRAAESFREAHVDIAAARRYHPVRMVSTAEIDHLRWSMGPLTLENFMFHKTSSPDLPNFPHTLARPKKWTQRSDYGGISDDMVWQEVMHDLRKHYIADANKAQVLHLMRISRLPLVKWRYPDDHVFTKKNPGCGLCDKAIIQDLHEHIFCKCEVLLSMLTRMKIPSVDSLKDWIFTESKCGVLPSFPGHVNSDAPRKHQQVKTRKYLRELAYGIWKMERSLRYSGDDATLGHVQQGLLQFLKEAQMCFYDGQPPALHDERE; this is translated from the coding sequence ATGTCTTTCACCTCTACTACCACCCCTTCTAAAGCCCCATGTAAGAGCACCCAGGCCAAAATGAAATCTCCGAATGTTAAAGTCATCACGGCTAACATCGGCGGTTTTAAGATGGCGGAAGCGCTTAACCGATTACCCGACACCATTGTAAACATTATTCGAACTACTCACTACCCcgatctcgtccttcttcaagagaCGAACTGGGTGGACTCCTCCCTACAAACCGCTCAACAAATCATTTCAAACTCGCCCTACCCGGGGGGCAGACACTACACCCTCCTCGGCTCCACAGCTGGTGTTTCTAATAGAAGCGTCGGCGTGGGGCTAGTCTATTCCGAcaacgtcaccatcacaaacTTTACAACAGTTTTTGAATACTTCCCAGCCCTAGACAACAGACTGTGTTTGGCCGACGTGCACATCAAAGGCACCGACAGACACCTATCGCTGATCAACGTATACGCACCAAACGAGCAGGGAGCCTCCCCCTTCACTAACCGGCAGTTCTACCAGTCACTAGACGACTATCTACGCCTCCATCCCTGCCAATACCCCCTGATAGCGGCAGGCGATTGGAACGCGgtcgcctccaacgacggcaGGATTGGCGAAAAAGTGACGACTCACCTTAAGGACTTCTTAGCTAACTGGGACTTACTAGACACCTACACTCTAAtcagcaaacacagaaaaggcctctacactcacaccaacaacagccgcgGAGCTGGCAGGCGCCTGGATCAGCTGCACATCTCTTCGACACTCTCACAGTGGATCAAATCCACACAACTGGtaaccaacaagcagggtcACAACATCACGAAGTCCTCTCACCACGCGGTCCAATTCGTCTTTAACTTTGGCAACCTCACCCAGCGACAAGACAGAGGCCCAGGCACCTGGAGGATGCCCTGGTGGGTTTTTGATACAGAGTACATTGCTTGGCTCAAGTTCCACGTCAAATCCATTCTGAAGCGATATGGTCCTTTGAAGCCCAGCCTGAAGCTGCAATGCCTGAAAGAAAACATTAAGGTCACCATCCAACAGGAAGCCAAAAACCGCGCACTTCGAGATTCCAACCACCCAGACAACAGACGCCGCGAGGCCCTcatggcaacagcctcaGACTGGCAAGCCTACCCAGCTAACGAGCCATACCCGATGCTCCATGCTCGGGTCGAACAATCCAAGcaacagatggagatccacTCCCTACggaaccaccaaggccgagtgaagaccgacacctcctctctctgcgACATCTCAGCTCGATACTTTGACAACATCTTCGACAGAGCTGCCGATATCAacgacaccgacgacagcgcCTTTTTAGACCTCTTCCCCGAAGAAACCCGGAGGGTGAATACAGCTAACCCAAGCCTGGACTCGTCTtttaccaaggaggagatcttcgATACCATCAAGGCGTCTACGCACAACAGCGCGCCAGGGCCAGACGGCATCCCGTACAGGTTCTACCGCGACTGCTGGGATGAGCTGGGGGACTTGATGACGGACGTCTACAACGAAGCTGGAGCCGACTCGCCCATCAGCACCGAACGCAACACCGCTATCatcaaactactgtacaagtcggGAGATCAGgccgacatctccaactacaggcCTATTTCTTTGATCAACACAGAGGTGAAGATCTACACACAGCTCATTAACAAAgccatccagaacattCTTCCGGACAGCATTCACGGCGCCCAAAACGGTTTCGTACCGGGTCGACACATCACTAACAAtctcgacaccatggaTCATTTTTGCAACGCCTACTCCCAGCTGAACATGGGTTGGGTCGTAGGATCACTGGACTTCCGGAAAGCCTACGACACTATCAGCCAGAGTTGGGTGATAAAGACGCTTCGAAATGTGGGTGTCTCGGAACTGATGATCAACCGTATCCTAGCTGTACAACAGAACGCAGTAACGAGAATCAACATCAGAGGTGTCCTATCTCGCCCAGTCCGCATCAAGATCGGAGTGAGACAAGGAtgccctctctctccaaccctcttcatcatcgcAGTAGACGCACTTGTGCGTCGTCTGGACCGAGAGATGTTTGGACTGGCCCCAGGCCTGCCACtatcccaccaccacaccactgGGCACAGGCCGCCACAACCCCCTACTCACCCggaggcagtggcagctggACACATGAAGGTGTCGGCTTTCGCGGACGACATAGCGgtgttcctcaacaacatccaggacgTGGCCACGGTTGGTAGAGtgctctgcctcttccaacggGTCTCAGGCCTCACACTAAACCCGTCAAAGACGGTGCTTCAGAAGATCGGCCCCCCCGATTGTTTTGTTCCACTAACCTTTATTGACGCAGAATGGCAGCGAACAATTGACGCCACCTGGCcaaccgacaacaacacacgacAGGCCCCGACGCTCCGGACATCTGACAACATTTTCCGGTACCTCGGAGTACACTTCGGAAATCGCGAAAGGTTGGACACGCACTAcgctcagatcaaggaggacctcaaggagtcgcTGCGACGCCTTTCACTATGGGGTCTCCCCTATTACAGCAAGGCGTGGATGATCAacatctacttcttctcgaaactGAATTTCCTTGGACCCTACGTCAGCCAGATCGACAACACCTTCATCCGAGAGCTGAACGAACTAGCGtgcgacaagatcaacaaatTATCACCCGACAAAACACGCAAAACCTTCAGCAATGGTTTCATCCAAACTCCGgtaggcagaggaggactgAACCTGCGGGACATGGGACGTTTCATGGTGTGCCTGAAGGCCGCTCGGGCTTACAGGTTCTTCCATGGCTCATCGCCGGCCCTTTGGGACTGCACCTTCCAGTTCTACAGCAGAACTCACAGTCTCACACAGGAAAAGCCACACCAGCGCGTCGACTGCCGCTTTCCGACAGGCCAAGCTTGGGGCTACGCAgcctcccccaccatgcGAGACGCAATCagagcttctttcgagctcaacaagccccTCACCGCGGAACATGCCaaccctcgagaagatcacgAGCCCTctacaacagacacagttaATCACAGAATCTGGGAACGAAACCAGGTGAAcgtgagagcagcagaatctttCCGGGAAGCACACGTCGACATCGCAGCCGCGAGACGATACCATCCGGTCAGAATGGTGTCCACAGCGGAAATCGACCACCTCCGGTGGAGCATGGGACCACTTACTCtagagaacttcatgtttcacaagacctcgtctcccgacttgccaaacttcccacacacacttgcACGACCGAAGAAGTGGACTCAACGAAGCGACTACGGGGGCATCTCtgacgacatggtctgGCAGGAGGTAATGCATGACCTTCGAAAACACTACATcgccgacgccaacaaagcacaagttcttcacctcatGCGGATATCTCGACTTCCGCTCGtgaaatggagataccctgacgaccacgttttcaccaagaagaatccAGGATGCGGGCTCTGTGATAAGGCCATCATTCAGGATCTGCACGAGCATATCTTCTGCAAGTgcgaagttcttctttccatgttgaccaggatgaagattccgtcagtggactctctaaaggactggatctttaccgagtcgaaatgtggagtactcccctctttcccagggcatgtgaacagtgacgccccccggaaacatcaacaagtcaagacACGCAAATATCTGCGGGAATTGGCTtatgggatctggaagatggagagatcccTCCGGTACTCAGGGGACGACGCCACcctgggacatgtccaacagggtttgcttcaattcctgaaggaagcccagatgtgtttctacgatggacaaccgccagcacttcacgatgagcgagagtag
- a CDS encoding uncharacterized protein (Compare to YALI0F03256g, Full length Line element, uniprot|Q8NIP4 Yarrowia lipolytica gag-like protein), with protein sequence METAQAQASAGNSLGAPNPPPPDLSRGDGATSTETPNQTDIEKIQKNDKNDENNKKNDKNDKNDKKNDNNITLNAWKSKAEVKALLTSNPSTLKFNLNKERISEPLAAPNGRHTSGRFNVSYVASKENFFRRALDRSATPDWNLPISMFLEHLDNAAEVDEKDTISVLEGVIEKFDEIKGQVGLAEFDLSRHNLDIVPHLIDQINLEQDPEDCYQVGNGWHYLTSDALTDPHEQRMAVILETVSLIVEANTQDYRIMRKGSANPAGRRVLYYFNLPSYMKMERQTEDAFKIHLNAILNQFDVDIDQAIPGSSLLSGTLLMTSANHQNISGPVIAVRALLGSTLPQTIPDFFVNLDPTKARLTGSKLIKMHFANGDNICVKCKSTKHIREACPEKDMVTPKIFRTRAHQGTLPQRGKALASIHAPSTVEPPVQTRKFHHTPATHQWETVGTKSPRHRRTRDTSPQPTGQKPLRSYYNFEVLSDKTGEDTPEETEQTNQLPSTNQQHGTQNLPINIPASEEDTVPDDQETEQADVSMNGFDTQPDALAHPEVAPDVTQFLPPATPLNTEATNNGLPHDHTSPNTTNQTQPPPGSIHEGRPRGGHTTSSFSGEPSHTTLGKKHIAVFQTASSEVPVQILNPDRSENRLCWLPSQEVAKFIDGRCPTFLSTCHFKVFHDGATLSSVDEIVEPPNSPPNPPRVTTLHEVDTMLRPGQNQ encoded by the coding sequence ATGGAAACAGCGCAAGCCCAAGCTTCGGCGGGTAACTCCTTGGGCGCTCCGAACCCCCCACCTCCTGATTTATCgcgaggtgatggagccaCCTCAACCGAAACCCCCAACCAAaccgacattgaaaaaatccaaaaaaacgacaaaaacgatgaaaacaacaaaaaaaacgacaaaaacgacaaaaacgacaaaaaaaacgacaacaatATCACCCTCAACGCCTGGAAGAGCAAGGCCGAAGTCAAGGCTCTCCTGACATCGAACCCCTCCACACTCAaattcaacctcaacaaggagcgaatTTCGGAGCCCCTTGCGGCGCCGAATGGTAGGCATACCTCCGGCCGTTTCAACGTGTCCTATGTAGCCAGCAAGGAAAACTTCTTCCGAAGAGCTCTTGACCGCTCCGCCACCCCTGATTGGAATCTTCCTATCTCCATGTTCCTCGAGCACCTCGATAACGCCGCTGaagtcgacgagaaggacaccATCAGTGTCCTCGAGGGCGTCATCGAAAAgttcgacgagatcaagggtCAGGTTGGTCTGGCGGAGTTTGACCTGTCCAGGCACAACCTAGACATCGTCCCCCACCTGATCGACCAGATTAACTTAGAACAGGACCCTGAAGACTGCTACCAAGTGGGAAATGGTTGGCACTACCTGACGTCGGACGCCCTCACTGACCCCCACGAACAACGAATGgctgtcattctggagacagttagtctcattgttgaggCCAATACTCAAGATTATCGCATCATGAGGAAGGGCTCGGCTAaccctgctggacgaagaGTACTTTACTACTTCAACCTACCCTCgtacatgaagatggagcgtCAGACGGAGGATGCTTTCAAGATCCACCTCAACGCTattctcaaccagttcGACGTAGACATTGATCAGGCCATTCCAGGTTCCTCCCTCTTGAGTGGCACCCTTCTGATGACCTCTGCCAACCATCAGAACATCTCGGGTCCTGTGATCGCAGTTCGTGCTCTCCTAGGCTCCACCCTGCCCCAGACCATCCCCGACTTCTTCGTCAACCTGGATCCCACCAAGGCTAGGCTTACCggctcaaagttgatcaAGATGCACTTCGCCAACGGCGATAACATCTGTGTTAAGTGCAAGAGCACTAAGCACATCCGGGAGGCCTGCCCCGAGAAAGACATGGTCACTCCCAAGATCTTCCGCACCCGCGCTCACCAGGGTACCCTCCCACAGAGAGGTAAAGCCCTTGCTTCCATCCATGCCCCATCCACCGTGGAGCCCCCGGTCCAAACTCGCAAGTTCCACCACACGCCTGCTACTCACCAGTGGGAGACCGTCGGCACTAAGTCCCCTAGACATAGACGGACTCGAGACACGTCCCCCCAACCCACCGGTCAGAAGCCCCTCCGATCTTACTACAACTTTGAAGTCTTGAGCGACAAAACCGGAGAGGACACAcccgaagagaccgagcAAACTAACCAGCTGCCCTCTAcgaaccagcagcatggaacTCAGAATCTAcccatcaacatccccgCCTCCGAGGAAGACACAGTTCCCGACGACCAGGAAACGGAACAGGCTGACGTATCCATGAACGGCTTTGACACCCAGCCTGACGCACTTGCTCACCCTGAAGTAGCCCCTGATGTCACCCAGTTTCTTCCCCCCGCTACCCCGCTTAacaccgaggccaccaacaacggcctTCCCCACGACCACACCAGTCCCAACACGaccaaccaaacacaaccccccCCCGGAAGTATCCACGAGGGccgaccccgaggagggcacaccacctccagttTCTCTGGCGAGCCCTCTCACACCACGCTCGGCAAGAAGCACATTGCGGTCTTCCAGACCGCCTCGAGCGAGGTTCCGGTGCAAATCCTGAACCCGGACAGGTCGGAGAACagactctgctggctgcCTTCTCAGGAGGTAGCAAAGTTCATTGACGGGAGGTGCCCGACATTCCTGTCTACATGCCACTTCAAAGTTTTCCACGACGGTGCGACACTCAGCTCggtagacgagattgtAGAACCCCCGAACAGTCCCCCGAACCCCCCTAGGGTGACCACTCTCCATGAGGTGGACACAATGCTCCGACCGGGGCAGAACCAGTAA
- a CDS encoding uncharacterized protein (Converted to coding from non-coding YALI0F03278g, Partial Line element, uniprot|Q8NIP3 Yarrowia lipolytica Reverse transcriptase 3' end), translating to MVWQEVMHDLRKHYIADANKAQVLHLMRISRLPLVKWRYPDDHVFTKKNPGCGLCDKAIIQDLHEHIFCKCEVLLSMLTRMKIPSVDSLKDWIFTESKCGVLPSFPGHVNSDAPRKHQQVKTRKYLRELAYGIWKMERSLRYSGDDATLGHVQQGLLQFLKEAQMCFYDGQPPALHDERE from the coding sequence ATGGTCTGGCAGGAGGTAATGCATGACCTTCGAAAACACTACATcgccgacgccaacaaagcacaagttcttcacctcatGCGGATATCTCGACTTCCGCTCGtgaaatggagataccctgacgaccacgttttcaccaagaagaatccAGGATGCGGGCTCTGTGATAAGGCCATCATTCAGGATCTGCACGAGCATATCTTCTGCAAGTgcgaagttcttctttccatgttgaccaggatgaagattccgtcagtggactctctaaaggactggatctttaccgagtcgaaatgtggagtactcccctctttcccagggcatgtgaacagtgacgccccccggaaacatcaacaagtcaagacACGCAAATATCTGCGGGAATTGGCTtatgggatctggaagatggagagatcccTCCGGTACTCAGGGGACGACGCCACcctgggacatgtccaacagggtttgcttcaattcctgaaggaagcccagatgtgtttctacgatggacaaccgccagcacttcacgatgagcgagagtag
- a CDS encoding uncharacterized protein (Compare to YALI0F03300g, similar to Saccharomyces cerevisiae RPC53 (YDL150W); ancestral locus Anc_7.329, weakly similar to uniprot|P25441 Saccharomyces cerevisiae YDL150w RPC53 DNA-directed RNA polymerase III): MVKKEQTDSADTSGTPASTPRRSTRLDSLSTRPGVISGSSPLSRNVTPSPSTSGTPRASTPASGLKFKPKNVARRTKAERDADAPVVKEEPVRNSRSDRGGRGGRGGARGGASGGAMGRGRGKFDNIVTSQAQGPLAAPPAGYGSTGGGWGGRGTTSAGFSRVGGGRDSHSPLIRSQSPQVKSEEGEDGTPVPGSSNGRSREATVDLHDMHDMAISMGEQKPIPGHIEQYFPIRIDKQDLESVSATAAGFSSLSVKDSLLNMVEEENSSGIIDTPKEILEVSRALEQGRYMAPEQVDEARRAVIDSVNISKEFGLGGSDTTEMEQKLYLFQLPPIIPSFQAAEKEQVDVDIEDSEGDREKEKDNEEEDNDVEIVAKDTVESDEPSIPSLPEGQVGNLRLHKSGKLTMVIGDIVMDVTQGVPAKFLQDIVVCSAEEKQAYLIGQVKRKMVVTPKLDELL, from the coding sequence ATGGTCAAAAAGGAGCAGACCGACTCTGCAGACACATCCGGCACTCCCGCGTCGACTCCCCGTCGATCCACTCGTCTGGACAGTCTTTCCACGCGTCCCGGCGTCATTTCGGGCTCTTCACCTCTGTCTCGAAATGTGACGCCGTCTCCGTCGACCTCGGGCACTCCCCGAGCATCTACACCTGCCAGCGGGCTGAAATTCAAGCCGAAAAACGTGGCTCGACGAaccaaggccgagcgaGACGCAGACGCCCCGGTGGTCAAAGAAGAGCCTGTGCGAAACAGTCGATCTGACcgtggaggccgaggaggcaGAGGAGGCGCTCGAGGAGGcgcttctggaggagctaTGGGCCGAGGAAGAGGCAAATTCGACAACATTGTCACCTCGCAGGCCCAGGGACCACTTGCAGCGCCTCCTGCGGGCTACGGATCcactggaggaggctgggGAGGTCGAGGAACCACTTCTGCTGGTTTCTCACGAGTGGGAGGGGGAAGAGACAGCCATTCGCCTCTGATTCGAAGCCAGTCACCCCAGGTCAAGAGCGAAGAGGGCGAAGACGGAACCCCGGTGCCCGGTTCGTCTAATGGCCGGTCTCGTGAAGCTACAGTTGACTTGCATGATATGCACGACATGGCTATCAGTATGGGCGAACAGAAACCCATTCCCGGCCACATTGAGCAGTATTTCCCCATCCGAATCGACAAGCAGGATCTGGAAAGTGTGTCTGCCACCGCCGCGGGCTTTTCTTCGCTCTCTGTCAAGGACTCTCTGCTGAacatggtggaggaggaaaacaGCTCTGGCATCATTGACACGCccaaggagattctggaggTGTCTCGAGCGCTGGAACAAGGCCGGTATATGGCTCCCGAGCAGGTGGATGAGGCCCGACGGGCTGTGATTGACTCGGTGAACATTTCCAAGGAGTTTGGACTGGGAGGAAGTGACACCACCGAGATGGAGCAGAAACTGTACCTGTTCCAGCTGCCTCCAATCATTCCTTCCTTCCAGGCTGCTGAGAAAGAACAGGTTGATGTGGACATTGAGGACAGTGAGGGGGATagagagaaggaaaaagataatgaagaggaggacaaTGATGTGGAAATTGTGGCTAAAGACACGGTTGAGTCCGACGAACCATCCATCCCATCTCTTCCTGAAGGACAGGTGGGCAACCTGCGTCTGCATAAATCCGGCAAGCTGACCATGGTCATCGGCGACATTGTCATGGATGTGACCCAGGGCGTGCCAGCCAAGTTTCTGCAGGACATTGTGGTGTGTTCGGCCGAGGAAAAACAGGCCTATTTGATTGGCCAGGTTAAGAGAAAGATGGTGGTTACTCCTAAGCTGGATGAGCTCTTGTAG
- a CDS encoding uncharacterized protein (Compare to YALI0F03322g, no similarity): MSSLQPFSVDNTWSHVVSKRTGDKREYGGDNLSSESSNFLPTDQTDKQPSSPGGSLWSDREGWSSQFDLPSSPVRKKRFLGGIQFTERSKNKEEEGGDEEGEGESESHIVSLQSNGTVTEDKPEATVAKLERQSAAESSSTPVRTASRPSLLAPTTPYRNYTRSLNSFNSFNSYNSLGSFGETGAGIAAEVASPEKRHKPAPVDTTLPPAQYLLQCADKEAENIDLMFRNLDKLPKEFSELKNVVKTNNSPCTASLAMSYKVMLSQNRLTDLPPQLFDGINIVNLSVFNNCLESVPPRIRDLTNLDTLNVSGNVNLKYLPSDIQKLKKLKNLKASNVGFPPLPKGAPSPAGKKRHMLHREITVVNEEKVFPTLIEQIVMSVFKAKDGQLTDKQIAHLNVHQMGRQYFEDAQLSFQVGTSCGVCGEHILYEDRVYGYATEWWQWPGHEEASVHDQQVIVIRRLLCKEACLTELERMA, translated from the coding sequence ATGTCTTCTCTACAGCCGTTTTCGGTGGACAACACctggagtcacgtggtttcAAAGCGCACGGGCGACAAGCGCGAGTACGGCGGCGACAACTTGTCATCTGAGTCGTCAAATTTCCTGCCAACCGATCAGACAGACAAACAACCCTCGAGTCCAGGAGGCAGTCTATGGTCCGACAGAGAGGGCTGGAGCTCGCAGTTCGACCTGCCGTCGAGTCCGGTCCGAAAAAAGCGGTTTCTGGGCGGCATTCAGTTCACTGAAAGAagcaagaacaaggaggaggaaggcggagacgaggagggcGAAGGGGAGTCAGAAAGCCATATCGTGAGtctccagagcaatggAACGGTCACGGAAGATAAACCAGAGGCCAccgtggccaagctggagagACAGAGTGCGGCCGAAAGCTCTTCTACTCCCGTTCGAACAGCTTCACGTCCGTCTCTACTTGCTCCCACGACTCCTTACAGAAACTACACCCGGAGCCTTAACTCGTTCAACTCGTTCAACTCGTACAACTCTCTTGGTTCGTTTGGCGAAACCGGGGCAGGAATAGCTGCTGAAGTTGCCAGTCCTGAAAAACGTCATAAACCCGCGCCTGTGGACACCActcttcctcctgctcAGTACCTTCTTCAGTGTGCtgacaaggaggccgaAAACATTGATCTCATGTTTCGCAACCTTGACAAACTCCCCAAGGAGTTTAGCGAGCTCAAAAATGTGGTTaagaccaacaacagccCCTGTACGGCATCTCTGGCCATGTCCTACAAGGTCATGTTGTCTCAGAACAGACTGACAGATTTGCCACCTCAATTGTTTGACGGGATTAATATTGTGAATCTGTCCGTCTTCAACAACTGCCTGGAGTCGGTTCCGCCTCGAATCAGAGACCTCACCAACCTCGACACGCTCAACGTGAGTGGAAACGTCAACCTCAAGTACTTGCCGTCCGACATtcagaagctcaagaagctcaaaaATCTCAAGGCGTCCAATGTCGGCTTTCCCCCTCTTCCCAAAGGTGCCCCAAGTCCCGCAGGCAAAAAGAGACACATGCTGCATCGCGAAATCACCGTCGTCAACGAAGAAAAGGTGTTTCCTACGCTGATTGAACAGATTGTCATGTCGGTTTTCAAAGCCAAGGATGGCCAACTCACAGACAAGCAAATTGCACATCTCAACGTTCATCAGATGGGCAGACAGTACTTTGAAGACGCTCAGCTGTCGTTTCAGGTAGGAACGTCCTGTGGAGTGTGTGGAGAGCATATCCTCTATGAGGACAGAGTGTATGGATACGCTACGGAATGGTGGCAGTGGCCAGGCCATGAAGAGGCGTCTGTGCACGACCAGCAGGTGATTGTGATCAGAAGGCTGCTGTGTAAAGAGGCGTGCCTGACCGAGTTGGAACGAATGGCATAG
- a CDS encoding uncharacterized protein (Compare to YALI0F03344g, highly similar to uniprot|Q92368 Schizosaccharomyces pombe SPAC29B12.06C Cell differentiation protein rcd1, similar to Saccharomyces cerevisiae CAF40 (YNL288W); ancestral locus Anc_3.72) → MYQQPPQQQYMGGQMNQPPPNMPQMAPSGMAPANSNDPNVMPLKLTAEDDKLYSWIVELMHGEGREQALLELGKKREQYEDLALILWHSFGVMSTLLQEIMNVYSLLTPPNLSTAASNRVCNALALLQCVASHADTRTPFLVAHIPLFLYPFLNTTVKSRSFEYLRLTSLGVIGALVKNDSPEVISFLLSTEIIPLCLRIMESGTELSKTVAIFIVQKILMDDMGLNYVCQTFERFTAVSQVLANMVQQLISQPASRLLKHVVRCYLRLSDNARAREALRQSLPEPLRDATFSQALRDDAATKRCLAQLLINLSDSYE, encoded by the coding sequence ATGTACCAGCAAcctccccagcagcaaTATATGGGTGGCCAGATGAACCAGCCGCCGCCCAATATGCCCCAGATGGCACCCAGCGGCATGGCACCGGCCAACTCCAACGACCCCAACGTCATGCCGTTGAAGCTGACGGCAGAAGACGACAAGCTATATTCGTGGATCGTCGAGCTGATGCACGGCGAGGGTCGCGAGCAGGCTCTACTCGAGCTCGGAAAGAAACGAGAGCAGTACGAGGATCTCGCCCTCATCCTATGGCACTCGTTTGGAGTCATGAGCACTCTGCTGCAGGAGATTATGAACGTGTACTCCCTGCTGACGCCTCCCAATCTGTCCACTGCCGCCAGCAACCGGGTATGCAATGCCCTGGCCCTTCTTCAATGCGTCGCCTCACACGCCGACACCCGAACCCCCTTCCTTGTGGCCCACATTCCGCTCTTTCTGTATCCCTTTCTCAACACCACCGTCAAGTCGCGGTCGTTTGAGTACCTGCGGCTGACATCGCTGGGCGTGATTGGCGCGCTCGTCAAGAACGACTCGCCCGAGGTCATTTCGTTCTTGCTGTCCACCGAAATCATTCCCCTGTGCCTTCGAATCATGGAGAGTGGCACCGAGCTGTCGAAAACAGTGGCGATTTTCATCGTCCAAAAAATCCTCATGGACGACATGGGCCTCAACTACGTGTGCCAGACGTTCGAGCGGTTCACCGCGGTGTCGCAGGTGCTCGCCAACatggtccagcagctgaTTTCACAACCGGCCTCCCGACTGTTGAAACACGTGGTCAGATGTTATCTCAGACTGAGTGACAAcgccagagccagagagGCACTAAGACAGAGTCTGCCCGAGCCGCTGAGAGATGCTACCTTCAGCCAGGCTCTGAGAGACGATGCCGCAACCAAGAGATGTCTCGCGCAGCTGTTGATCAACTTGAGTGATAGTTACGAGTGA